The following are from one region of the Trichoderma breve strain T069 chromosome 5, whole genome shotgun sequence genome:
- a CDS encoding secE/Sec61-gamma subunits of protein translocation complex domain-containing protein, with protein MADQVEEILEVPREFFKDGVQFINRCQKPDQKEFLKLCQAVGIGFGVMGAVGFIVKLIHIPLNGLLVGSA; from the exons ATGGCCGATCAAGTTGAGGAGATCCTCGAGGTTCCCCGCGAGTTCTTCAAGGACGGCGTGCAGTTCATCAACCGCTGCCAGAAGC CCGACCAGAAGGAGTTTCTCAAGCTGTGCCAGGCTGTTGGCATCGGCTTCGGCGTCATGGGCGCTGTCGGATTCATCGTCAAGCTGA TACACATTCCTCTCAacggcctcctcgtcggcTCTGCATAA
- a CDS encoding phospholipase/Carboxylesterase domain-containing protein, with the protein MVDKGKSVALRIDPFVIEALAEHTATVIFIHGLGDTPDVLLGPVEHWRGNGQLDHVKFVLPYAPVIAFTAKGGVSMPAWFDIQVYDGSPDALQTDEDVNGIFASRDYIQSLINDEISAGTPANHIIVAGFSQGGVVAVLAGLTFPQTLAGVVLLSAWLPLIENFMEYVPEDHASKGTPIFLGHGIEDRMVTLGLAKKSRDALTAMGFEISWDVYPGLGHATCEDELDDVEAFIDENLS; encoded by the exons ATGGTGGACAAGGGGAAATCAGTAGCTCTTCGAATAGACCCTTTCGTCATAGAAGCCTTGGCTGAACACACGGCAACGGTGATATTCATCCACGGCTTAGGCGATACACCAGACGTACTGCTTGGGCCGGTCGAGCACTGGAGAGGCAACGGCCAACTCGATCACGTTAAATTTGTGCTTCCCTATGCGCCTGTGATTGCATTCACCGCG AAAGGGGGAGTGTCGATGCCTGCGTGGTTTGATATT CAAGTCTACGACGGCTCTCCAGATGCGCTTCAGACTGACGAAGACGTAAACGGTATTTTTGCCAGCAGAGACTACATCCAAAGTCTCATCAACGATGAAATCAGCGCTGGAACACCCGCAAATCACATCATAGTTGCCGGCTTTTCGCAGGGCGGGGTGGTAGCTGTTCTCGCCGGCTTGACGTTTCCACAGACTCTGGCCGGCGTCGTGCTGCTTTCGGCATGGTTACCACTGATTGAAAACTTCATGGAATATGTACCCGAAGATCATGCCAGCAAGGGGACGCCCATCTTTTTGGGTCACGGCATAGAAGATCGCATGGTGACGCTGgggctggccaagaagagtcGAGATGCGTTGACTGCGATGGGCTTTGAAATCTCGTGGGATGTATATCC CGGACTGGGTCATGCGACTTGCGAGGACGAGCTGGACGATGTAGAGGCCTTTATCGACGAGAACTTGTCTTAA